TTGACGGCGACCCGTAAGATCGACGATTCGTTGGTCAACGCGCAAGAAACTCGCCGCATCCTGGACCGTTTGTACGGGTTCGATATGTCGAATCTGCTGTGGCGAAAAATTGGCAAAGGCACCAGCGCCGGGCGTGTCCAATCGGTCGCGGTCCGCTTGATCGTCGATCGCGAACGCGACCGGATTGCGTTCGTGGACTCGACATACTGGGACTTGGAAGCGGTCTTTCTGACCGGCAAAAAAGAATCGCTTCAGGCGACACTCTCGACCGTCGATGGGCGACGGATTCCTCGAGGTACCGATTTCGATTCGACAACCGGCAAGCTGAAGAAGAAAGACCTGTTGCAGTTGAACGAGGCCGAAGCGATCGCGTTGGCAGCAAAGTTGCGCACATCGGACTTCAAAGTCACCAAGGTCGAAGTCAAACCGTTCACCCAACGGCCGCTGCCGCCGTTCACGACCAGCACGATGCAGCAGGAAGCCAACCGAAAACTTGGATTCACGGCCAAACGAGCCATGAGTGCGGCCCAGCGTTTGTACGAGAATGGTTACATCACTTACATGCGTACCGACAGCGTGACGCTTTCGACCGAAGCGATCACGGCGTCACGCGATTTGGTGCGCTCGGAATACGGCCCCGATTTCCTGCACCCCGAAGTCCGCGTTTACAAGGGCAAAGTCAAGAACGCCCAAGAGGCTCACGAGGCGATTCGCCCGGCCGGGACACCGTTCCGTGTGCCCGAGACGATTCGCGGCGAGCTGGATTCCGATCAATTCCGATTGTTTGATCTGATTTGGAAACGCACCGTTGCCTGCCAAATGGCGGATGCAAAGAAACAACGCATCAGTATCACGATCGAAGGCGGCGGCGCAACGTTCACAGCGTCGGGAACCAGCATCCTGTTCGAAGGATTCTTGCGGGCCTACGTCGAAGGTAGCGACAACCCCGAAGAAGAACTGGCAAGCAAAGAAAAGCTGTTGCCCAATGTCAAGGAATCGGATCCGCTGGACACGAAGAGTCTCGATCCGAAGAGCCACACGACCCAACCACCGGCGCGGTACACCGAAGCCTCGCTAACCCAAACGTTGGAAGAAAAGGGCATCGGCCGGCCGTCGACGTTCGCGTCGATCATCGGCACGATCACGGACGAACGACGAAACTACATCCTGAAAAAAGGCTCGGCACTGGTCCCCACTTGGCGTGCGTTCAGCGTCACACGATTGATGGAACAGCACTTCGGCACATTGGTCGACTATGAATTCACGGCGGAACTGGAAGACTTCCTCGATTCGATCAGCCGCAACGAGGGCAACCGCGAAGAGTATTTGCGGAAGTTCTATTTTGGTGACGATTCGAATGACAAGCACAACGTCGGGCTGAAAAATCGCTTGGTCGAAAAGCTGGAAGAGATCGACCCGAAAGCCTCCGCGATGTTCTTGATCGGGAAACCGGACAGCGGCGAATTCCAGGACGAAGTCTTCGTCCGCGTCGGTAAATTCGGGCCGTACCTGGAACAGGGCGAGCGAACTGCGTCGATCCCCGAAGGATTGCCACCGGACGAAATGGATTTGACAAAGGCGGTCGAGTTGCTCGAGGCTGGCCAGGTCGAAGAAGAACCGATCGGGACTCACCCCGAATCCGGCAAGCCGATCTTCGTCAAAGTCGGACGCTTTGGGCCGTATCTGCAATTGGGCGAGCCGGACGATCCCGAAAAACGCAACCAGGGCCTGCTCAAGGGCATGGAAGTCGCCGATTTGACTTTCGATTTGGCCTGCAAACTGCTGACCCTGCCCAGGACGCTAGGCGAGCATCCGGAAATGAAGGCTCCGGTGCAAGCATTTGACGGTCGATTCGGGCCGTACATCAAATGCGAAAAAGAAACCCGGTCGCTGCCCGCGGGTGTATCGCCGCTGGAGGTGACGTTTGACGAGGCGATGGAGTTGCTGAAGCAGCCCAAACAACGCGGACGGGGAACGCCCAAAGAACCGCTGCGGATGTACGAAAAGCCGTCGCCGATCACAGAGAAAGAAGTCAAAATCCTAGAGGGACGGTTTGGGCCCTATGTCACCGACGGCGCGACCAATGCCAGTCTGCGAAAGGATATGGACCCGAAGGAAATGACCTTCGAGGCCGCGCTGGACCTGTTGGCCGAACGGGCAGCAAAGGGACCGACGAAGAAGAAAAAAGCTGCCAAAAAGAAGGCAACGAAAAAGACAGCGACAAAGAAGAAGGCCGCGAAAAAGAAAACTGCCACGAAAAAGACAGCCAAAAAGAAGGGCGTCGCAAAAAAGAAACCCTAAACCGGGCTACCCCAAGTGGACCCGCGACGCCGTTGCGGGACGTGAACCGCGAAGCAGTTCACGGAAAACCACCGAAGACCCTGCGAGCGGAGTTGCAGTACCACGCTGGAGGGGCATCGGGTTGCTCGGAAAACGCCCTCTTTCGGAAAACTTCTCCGTTCATTAAACTCCCGACCCAACCAAAACCACCCCAGGATTGAATAGATGCCGTCCGGAATCGAACGCGTTCGCGAAATTCGCCGTCGCCGCACCCGCAAGAAAAAAGTGGCCAAGCTTCTGGCACGTGCTGCCGCTGGAACGATGGAAAAATCGGAAGTCGCACGCAAACTGCGTCGCATGACTACCGGTGCCGAGATCATCATCGCTCGCGAAGGCCTGAAGTAAGCCGGCGAAACGACGCCTCGCTACTTCTTAATCGCAACCCCACCGGTTCGGCCGATCGGGTTTCGCGTGTCAATCACGGTGCCGTCCAGTTTCCGCGACATCACCGATTCGATGCGGCGGACCAACTCTTTCAGATCCGACGGCGAGCCCTCGACGTCCATCGTCACGCTGCCATCCGATTCGTTGCACACCGTCCCGTGGACATCCAACCCGCGGGACTGCTGCACGGCCGTAACGCGGAATCCCACACCCTGGACGTGGCCGGTGAACGAAACCAAATAGCGGATCGGCGGGACTGCCATCACCCGTGGGTACGATGAAGCGGTTCTTCATCAACCGTATCGCCGATTTCGGCATCAAGTTTCGAAGGTACGACCGCACCGGTGATCCGCTCGATCACCACCATGCACATGTCGTCGAACGGCGGCGCGTCGCCGATGTGCTCGAGCACTTCTTTGACGATCCTATCCTTCACCGTATCGGCGTCCCCTTCTTGAGCGGTCAAGGTTCTCAAGCGATCGATGCCGAACTCCTCGTCCTGCATATCCATCGCTTCGTTGATGCCGTCGGTGTATAGCACCGCCAAGTCACCGACTTCGAACTTGAATCGGACGACCTCGTATTCCATGCCGTCGTCGATCGCGATGGGAAGTCCGGACTCTTCTTCGCTGGGTTCACAAATTGATTTGTCCGAGTACTTTCGCACCAGCGGCGCCATGTGGCCCGCATTCACGATCGAAACATACTCGTCGGTCGGGTCGATGACGATCAACAGGAACGTGATGAATCGCTCGACATGCAAACGGCTCATCCGATCGTTCAAACGTTCGATGGCTTTGCCGACGTGCGGATCGCTGGCCAAACAGAATCGCGTTTCCGCGGACAGCTTTGCCATAAACATGGCCGCCGCAACCCCGTGACCGACCACGTCGGCAACGACGATCGCCACACGTCCGTCGTTCAAATGGATGTAGTCGAAGTAGTCGCCACCGATATGATTGGCCGCCTGATAGAAACTGCGGACGCAGAATCCGGTCGCATCCGGTGGTGTTTGGGGAAGGAAAGCCTGCTGAACTTCGGTGGCAAGTTTTAAATCCTGCTCCACCTCGCGTTGGTGCAACGCCCGTTCATGCATCCGCGCGTTGTTGATCACGATACCGGCCTGGGCGGCAACGCCGGCCAGCAAGTCCGTGTCCTCTTCGCGAAATTGGCCGCGTCCTTGAGTCGAATCGATCTGAAGCGCGCCGAACGCCTTGCCTTCCGCATCTAAAAGCGGCGCGCAGATCATCGACTTGATCGAAAAGTCGGCGATCGATTGGCTGCTATCGAATCGACTGTCTTCCGACGCATCCAGCGACAAGATCGCTTCGCCCGACGTCATCACCTCGCGCAAGATCGTGCGGCTGATTCGGATCGTTTCCGTTTCGTCCTGCAGCGCTCGCGTCTTGACCCAGCGTGGGATCAAGTTGCCAGCCGCGTCCTGCATGACAATGAATCCACGGTCGGCCGCCGGGAAGATGCCGAACAAACTGCTAAGCACTTTGGGCAACACTTCGTCGACGGACAATGCACCGGTCAGGTTGCGATTGATCTGCATCAACGCCTCGAGTTTCGCCTCGGGCGTCGCGATCATCTTCAGCCCGTCCGCCGAGCTGCGGAATTCGATCTTCGCGCCGACGCCTGACGAGCTTGAATCGTCACCGATCGCTCGGTCGGTATCCTGCTCATCGACCATCATGATGCCGAAGTTCGTGCCTTCGAACGTCATCTCACTGCCCGCTCGAGCGAATTCGGGGACCGCGTCCGTCTGGAACACGAACTCGACGTCGCTGACGCGAATGCGGTCGCCCGGCTTCAATTGTTCGGGGCCCGTCAACAATTGACCGTTCAGGAACGTGCCATTGCGGCTGCCACAATCTTCGACCGCGAACCCTTGATTCTGCTGGAACACTTTGGCGTGATAACGGCTGACCGCGCCAGCGTCCACGACGATGCTGCACTCGGGGTGCCGTCCCAGGGTTGTCTCACGATCGACAAGCTCGAATCGTTCGGATCCGCCGCTGCCGCTACTGGTAACCAAGAAAGCCATCAACAAATCCCTGTGCCGTATGAACGCGTAAGCCGCCTATTGTAGGTAGCAGCCACCCGGTCCACAACGAAGCAAAGGGTGGTCCCAGGGCCAATCGTTTGTTGAATCTGGCATATTTCCAAGCGAGAAACCCAAGCAAGCGAATTCCAAACATCGCCTCAGATTCACTCGCTCGTGCCGGAGCTCGCCCTACGCCACTCGCAACAGGGCTCGTTTCGATTCGATCTGGTCGATCGCTTCACAAACATCCTCGACCGTGATCGCCCGCATCGCCGTATTGTCCGCTCGGCGACGATGAGTCCGCGATCCGCTCTCGTATTCTTTCTGAATCGCGAATTGACCGTAGGGTCCCGAGTCACCGGGGCGAGTCGCACCGTACAGCCCGATCGTGTCGGCGCCGACGGCGACGGCGATATGCAGCGGGCCGGTGTCGCCGCTGATGAACAAGTCAGACTGCTCGATCAACGCGCCCAAATGATGCAGGTCCGTATCGGGTGCCAAAATCGCCGAGCCCTCGGAATGCGAAACAATCTGTTCCGCCATCAATCGTTCTTCGAACGTGCCCCAGACGACGACGCTGCGGTAACCATACCGATCGCGTGCGAACTTGGCCGTTTGCCCGAACCGATCCGCTTCCCAGGCCTTGGATGCCCACGTCGCGCCGGGATTCAACACCGCCATTCGCGATGAAGCGATCGTCCGGCGCCATCGCGCCGCCCAGGCACGCGAAGCCGGCGACAGCGGCAGCTTCCACTGCACGCGCGGCGAGTGAATGTCAAGCGGAATCAGCAACTCAAGCGAGCGATCGGTCACGTGCGAAAACACGGGTGGGACACGAACGTTGTTCAACAGTCGGCTGACCTCTCCGCCGTGCTTTCCCGCATACCCGATCCGCTGTTTCGCGCCAGACAAAAAGCCGGCCAACGCCGATTTCGTCAGCCCCTGGCAATCGATCGAGGTCTCGAAACCGTATGGCTTCAACAATGCTTTCGTCTCGCGGACACGTCGGGCCGATGTGAACCAGCCCCGCTCGAGTTCGATGACGGCGTCCAATGCTTGGTGGCCGCGGACCATCGGCGCAGCCTTCTTCTCGATCACCCACCCGATGTAGGCCGTCGGAAAATGCTCGCGAATCGCGCAGGCAACCGGCAAAGTCAAAATCGAGTCGCCGATCGCACTCATGCGAGAAATCAAAATTCGCGGCGAGCCATTCGTTTCCATCACTGCGATCCTTCGCGCGAGAGAAAAATATGTATTCAGACGGAAGGGTACGAAGAAACGCCGCCATGGCGAAAGAGGAGTCCGCATGGCCTACACAGAACACCTCCGCGGCGTCAAACTGGGGATTCCCGCGTATCCTGATCCCTGTCGCCAGAAACACGAATCCGATTCTCATGACACGTATCTTCGCTATCTTACTTATGCTGAACCTAGCCCTAACGACCTCACCGCCCGACGTTCTCGGCGACGAGGGCATGTACCTGTTCAACGACCTGCCGACGAAGCTGCTAAAGGATCGGCACGGATTCGAGCCGTCGGCGGAATGGGCCGACCATTTGCGGCTCAGTTCGGTGCGTTTCAACAGCGGCGGCAGCGGCTCGTTCATCTCGTCCGACGGCTTGGTTTTGACCAACCACCACGTCGCCAGCGACACGTTGCACAAGTTGTCGACGCCCGAGCGAAATTTGATCGACGACGGTTTCTTAGCCAAAACGAAAGCCGACGAACTGAAGACACCCGATCTGGAATTGAACCAGTTGGTTTCGATCGAAGATGTGACCAACCGCATCAACGCGGGAGTCAAAACCGACGCTTCGGCCGAAGACGCGGCGACCCAGCGGCGCGCCGCGATCGCGAAGATCGAAAGTGAATCGACCGAATCGACGGGGCTGCGCAGTGACGTGGTCACACTGTTCGGCGGTGCCCAGTATCACCTGTACCGTTACAAAAAATACACCGACGTGCGGTTGGTTTGGGCGCCCGAAACCGAAGCCGCGTTTTTCGGCGGCGACGCCGACAACTTTGAATACCCGCGTTTCAACGTCGATGCGACGATCATGCGGGTCTACGAAAACGGGCAACCCGCCAAACTGGATCACTATTTGAAATGGAACCGTGATCCGATCACCGATGGCGAATTGGTGTTCGTCAGCGGCAACCCGGGCCGGACGCAACGTATCTTCACGGTCGCGGCGTTGGAATTTTTGCGAGACGACCGAATCCCCTATGTGCTGGAATATCTGCGTCGCAAAGAGATCCTGATGCAGCAATTCGGACTCGAGGGCAAAGAGCAAACACGGCGTGCTCGCGACGAATTGTTCGGTATCCAGAACGCGCGCAAGGCGTACACCGGAATGCTGGCGGGACTGCAAAACCCGCAAACAATGGCAACCAAGCGAGGCCGCGAAGATCGATTGCTGCAACAAGTCGGCGAACGAGACGAAATCAAAGGACTGGCGTCGGCTTGGAAAGAAGTCAACGAAATTCAGGCCGAGAAACGCGAGATGCTTTCGCAATCGGCATCACTACGAAGCACCCTGTTCGATCTGGCTCAACAGATCGCACTGTTGGCGGCCGAAGATAAGAAGCCGAACGAAGAACGGCTTCGCGGTTTCACCGATTCATCGCGAGACTCGTTGCTGCAAGAACTGTTAAGCACCGCGCCGATCTACACCGACTTAGAACAGGCCAAGCTGGCCGATGAATTGTCGCGAATGATCATCCAGCGCGGTGCCGACGACCGATTGGTGATCGAAATATTGGCCGGCCAGAGCCCAGGCGAACGGGCCGCATCGCTGGTCGCCGGTACGAAGCTGAACGATGTCGCTGTACGTCAAGCGTTGATCGACGGGGGGCTGAACGAAGTCCTCGATAGCGACGATCCGATGATCGAACTGGCACGGAAGATGGAATCCGAGTATCGGCGGATTCGAAAACGCAACGAAGAAATCGAAGAACGCGAACGCCAGGCCTACGCCAAAATCACCGAAGCAACGACCGCGATCGAAGGCACTGGCGGTTACCCCGACGCGACCTTCACGCTGCGATTGGCGTTCGGGACCGTGAAGGGATACGAAGAAGACGGAAATTCGATTCCGCCATTCACGAACTTTGCCGGTGCCTACGAACACGCCGCCCAACACGAAGGCCAAGCCGATTTCGATCTGCCCGCTTCGTGGATGAAGTCCAAGGGCCAAGTCGCCCTCGACACGCAGTTGAACTTCGTGTGCACCGCCGACATCATCGGCGGCAACAGCGGTTCGCCGGTTGTCAACCGCAACGGCGAATTGGTGGGGCTGATCTTTGACGGCAACATCCAAAGCCTGACCAGCGACTACATCTACAGCGACGTCCAAGGCCGCGCCGTCAGCGTCGCCGGAGTCGGCATCCTGGAATCACTGCGATCGATCTACGACGCCAAAGAACTGGCCGACCAAATCGGACGTTAAAACGTACCGAAACTCACTTCCACGCCGGTGCGACTTGCTCGGCGTTCCAGTGGCGCCAGGCTTGCGACAGTTCGCGAACCTTATCCGGCTCAGCCGCCGCAAGGTTCTTCGATTCGCCGATGTCGTCGGCCAGTTGGTAAAGCTGCCAATCGCCTTCACCTTGACGATCGAGTCGCCGCACGATTTTCCATGGTCCGATCCGAGTCGCGTGCCGATCGCCGACCCGCCAATGAATCGGGCGCGGGGCGAGTGCGACGCCCCTGGTCATCAGCGGCATCAGGTCGACACCGTCGATCGCGGGCTCCTGAGGCGAACCGGAACGATCACCAGAAACCGCAACCGCCGTCGCCATCAAATCCATCGACGTGACGGGATGCTCGATTACCCGTGGTGCAATCTTGCCCGGCCAGGAAACCATCATCGGCACCCGCACACCGCCTTCGTACAATTCACCCTTGCCACCGCGAAGGGGCGCGTTGCTGGACGTCAACTCTTTCGTGGGACCGCCATTGTCGCTCAAGAAAATCACCATTGTGTTTTCGCGAAGGCCGGCGTTTTCAATCTCGCCCATGATTTGTCCGATGCTGTCGTCCAAATGCCCCAACATCGCCGCAAAGATGCGGCGGTGGATGTCATCGATCGATGCGAACTTCTTCCTATAGTTTTCGTCGGCCTGCATCGGGCTGTGGACCGCGTTGTACGACAAGCACAAAAAGAACGGCTGGTCGGCATGACGCTTGATGAAGTCGATCGACTCATCCGCGAACGCGTCAGTCAAGTGTTTTTGAATCACGACCGGTTGGCTGGACCTCATCACCGGGTTGTCCGCATCGTAGGGCGGCTCGTTGTGTCCCATGTGATCGGTCCAAATCGTCTTGCCATCGCGGGAAACCCATCGCCCCGAATGACCGTCGGGCAATGCCTTGCGACGAAGCCACGTCGTGACATCATCGGCCGATGGTTCAACGAAAAAATGACCTTCGTGCAGGAACCCAAAGAACTCGTCGAAGCCGCGACGCTGGGGGTGAAACGGCGCCGTCCCGCCCAGATGCCATTTGCCAACCAATCCCGTCGCGTACCCGGCACCCCGCATCGCATCGGCGATCGTCGACTCGTTCGTCGGCAACCCGATGCCCGGATAAGCGTTCTTTGCGCCAATCGGATTAAATTCAAAACCGAACCGCGTTTGGTAGCGCCCCGTCATGATCGCCGCGCGCGATGCGGCACAAAACGGCGCGGTCACGTACCCGTCGGTGAACCGGGCGCCACCAACGGCCAGGGCGTCCAAGTGCGGCGTCGGGATCTCGGTACCGCCATAGCAACCCAGTTCGCCGTATCCCAAATCGTCGGCGATGATGAACAGTACATTGGGCCCGCTACTTTCGCCGGCTGCGTAGGCGACCTGAGTCAACGCGAACAAGCAAAAACCGAAGATCGAACCGAATGAACCTAAACTCATGGACGCTAACTTTTGGTCTCGAGGGAATCTCTCGTGGCTCGGCCGCACCGTCCCGGTGCTTAGCGTTAGCTTTGTGGATTCCATCCCGAAACGCAACTACCGCGTCCGACGTCCGTGGCCGTTCAACGGATCTGGTTCACGCCGACAGCCGCCGATGATGTTAGGAAGTTTTCCCGGCGTGACGTGGGAGTGCGGTCCGCGCTCGTCGTCGACGTCCAAATTGAAACCGTTGAGTGGGTTCTGCGTCCGGGCTAATCAGTTTTGCAACTTGGGCAGCAATCGTCGTGGATTGCTCCGCCGATCCGCCGCATGGAACACGTTGGATTGCGGAGCAATCCACGACAATCGGAACTACCCCGTTTCAAAAACTGATCGGCCCCGAGTTCGGCCTGTCGTCTTTTGCTATTCCCCATCCGCCCGGCAAGGCCGATCACCAAGGAATGCATTTTACACTCGTTAATCCAGGGCGTTTTCACGCACACGGGATACTTGTGATCGTGGTACGCAATCGGAGGACTCGGATCACCACAGCAGGCGAGCTCGTTGCAAGCTCAATCCAACTCACCTACGTTTTCACCAGAGGCACCAGCGAGATTTTTAACAACGAATGGGACATCCCCAACGCAAATCGATCGTGTCGAGAAGCCCCGGAATCGCCGTTTTTTCGTCTCGCTATTAGAACGTCGGTAAGTCCACACGAAACGAACCTCACCGGGTTAGAGTTCGATTTTCTATCACTCGCCCTCACTCGCGTCGGCTGCCTCTTCATCCTCTTGGATCATGCGTTCATAGTCGGCGATCGCTTTTGCGTCGGCATCGTCAGTAACCGCAGAAAGCTCTTCCGATCCTCCGCAGCCGGTCAAGGGAAGGATGCACGACATGCCCAGGATCGTTGCCATCGCAAATGAAACAGCGTTGAATCGTAAAAATAGTTTCGTCATGAATTGGCTCTGTGATTGAATCGTAAAAAGGGTTGATATGAAATTAGCGCAGGTGGCTCGCCAGAACCACCCACGCCGTAAAACTGTTCTATGAAGTAGTCATTCGATCAAGCGTCTAGATCTCTGTATCGATCACTTCGCTAGACGCACTCGTGCCAAGAGCTCCCCAAAGTCCATAGGGACTTTCCGCGCCAGCCTGATTATTGTTCGCGGCCGAACCGCTCGCGAGATTGACGACGGGGTTTCGCTGATTCCCAGCCTCGATCGAGTCCGTGATGAACTTAACTGCACCGTCACCCATCAGAACATGGACCCCGCCTTGATGGCGACTCGAAGTTGTCCCGGTAGTCGAAGACGTAGCACTATTGGCACACAGTTCACCGTTGGGAGGCAAAACCGTGTAACAAGCTCCGAAGTTGGGCAGGTAGTCTGCCCAGCGGTATCCACGGCCGTTGACGGCGGTAAGCGTCGTCGTGCCAGCGGCCCAAAATTTCGGACGAAGCGGATCGATCAAACCGACTGTATCACTGCAATGAGAAGGATTGTTTCGGAGTGTGTTTTCGTTAGGACCGTCCCAGCCGAGCGTCCGAACGTCGCGATCGCCTAAGTCCGTCGCGATCTCACCCGCAGCAATCGTGTTGGAGAGACCATCAAGACAGCTACGAAACCTTTTTTTATCGTGTGGCTTGAAAAAACCACGATTTTTCACCCGAGCATTCTGTGCGAAGGTGGAATTTTCTGGGTACGGAAGTGCATTCGCGCCGGTGCGCACATGAAGGCTGCCGTCGCGTCCACGGTCGTAGGAATCTCCCGCACAGGCGACATAGTTGGTTCTGCCCAGGGCCGGCAAACCGACTCCGGGATCGCTTGGGCAGCGAAACGCAGGAAGTTCAGTAGCCCAAGGGCGGTAGTTAATGTTTTGCGGCGTGGGACCCATCGCAGGGAACTGGTTACCAGCCCTGTCGTAAGGGTTTGAGATCTCCTCCCACAACCCTTGCTGCTCGATAAATGGCAGCAGCCCTACCAAAATGCTCAGCCGATGATTATTGCCTGTGCCGTGGGACTGCCAAATATCGCGTTTGATCGTCGGATGCGTCCCGGCACCGTGCAGCGGAAGCTGCTTGTACGCAGAGTGGTAATTGTGAATCGCGAGCCCGATCTGCTTAAAATTGTTGCTGCAGCTCATTCGACGAGCCGCCTCACGTGCCGCTTGGACCGCTGGCAAGAGAAGTCCGACCAGGACCCCAATAATGGCGATGACAACAAGCAGCTCGACAAGCGTGAAGCCACGCCCTGATCTAAATTTCCGCATCAGACACCTCAAAGAAAAATTTCCAAATACCAGACAGCCAACCGGCGTCTGGTCCCCAAGTAGTGCTTGGTTACCCAGCCATGGTAGCGTCTTTAGCAACCGTTCCCTATTGAAACCCAGGAACGCCTACAGTTTTCTTGGATAAAGAAATGGGTGACTTGGTAACTGAGATCAATATTACTGAGAGGAATATCACTGAGAGCTAAGGAGTTGTTTCCGTACAGATTCTAAGACGTGACGGTCATTGCAATCGACTCCGCATCCACCGAACATCCTCTCGTGGTCCGCACGCGCTAATCGCTCCGTGAACTTCCGGGGGTGGCGACCCGTGATGATCAGGGTCAAGCCTTTTCAAGTCCTCGAATGCCCGCCGCGGAGCTGGATCCGAACTGGTCGGTTTCGATGCCCATGTGCTGGGCCATCGCGACGAACAAATTTGCCAGCGGTGTGTTTCGGGCGGCATCGTGAGCG
The sequence above is a segment of the Rubripirellula tenax genome. Coding sequences within it:
- a CDS encoding DUF1559 domain-containing protein, whose protein sequence is MRKFRSGRGFTLVELLVVIAIIGVLVGLLLPAVQAAREAARRMSCSNNFKQIGLAIHNYHSAYKQLPLHGAGTHPTIKRDIWQSHGTGNNHRLSILVGLLPFIEQQGLWEEISNPYDRAGNQFPAMGPTPQNINYRPWATELPAFRCPSDPGVGLPALGRTNYVACAGDSYDRGRDGSLHVRTGANALPYPENSTFAQNARVKNRGFFKPHDKKRFRSCLDGLSNTIAAGEIATDLGDRDVRTLGWDGPNENTLRNNPSHCSDTVGLIDPLRPKFWAAGTTTLTAVNGRGYRWADYLPNFGACYTVLPPNGELCANSATSSTTGTTSSRHQGGVHVLMGDGAVKFITDSIEAGNQRNPVVNLASGSAANNNQAGAESPYGLWGALGTSASSEVIDTEI